The Bacillaceae bacterium IKA-2 DNA window CTTAACAGAAGAAGGTGTGCTTGTTACGCTTGTTGATGAAGAAAATAGAATTTATGCCCTCAAGAATTCTACCAGATTCCATTCCAGCCTTCGTGCTATCAATTTATTTGCGGTTTTTCCGTCCATTGTAAATCAGAATAATACAACTAATCAACATAAGAAGTCGTTCAAAAAGGAAAAGTAGTTAACTGATGAAAACTTAATTGAAATTTAGTGTAATGTAGTGGATAATTGCATAAGAGTTTGATCAGACTCGATAAGCTTTAAATAATTTTTTTATGGATTAAAATTAAGTGTTTTACTAGAATGAATTTCATAATACCAAAAACTAGCCACATTAAGCTACATATAGTTGAAGTTTTTTTATTCAACTGTATGCAGTGTCCTTGTGGCGCAGAATCTGCATTATGAAATTCATTCACTAAAGAAATTTATTATGAGGAAGGTAGTTTATGTCTGAAGAAAATATCACTAGAATACATTTAAATGGTAAGGAAATTATCCTTATTGGAACAGCTCACGTCTCAAAGCAAAGTGCTGAGCAAGTAAAGGAAGTTATCGAAAGAGAAAAACCAGATGCTGTTTGCGTTGAGTTGGATGAGCAAAGATATAAATCAATAACCGATGGCAATAAATGGAAAGAAATGGATATTTTTAAAGTTATTAAAGAAAAGAAAGCTACATTGCTGTTAATGAATCTTTTAATATCATCTTTTCAGAAACGAATCGCTAAACAATTCGGGATAAAGCCGGGTCAGGAAATGATTCAAGGAATTGAATCGGCGAAAGAGGTCGGGGCAGACTTAGTATTAGCTGACAGAAATATCCAAATAACGTTTGCTCGTATTTGGCATGGTGTTGGGCTATGGGGAAAGGCGAAACTTCTTTTACAAATAATTTTTAGTATTTTTAATAATGAAAGTGTTTCAGAAGAAGAGCTAGAAAAATTAAAATCTAAAGATATGCTTAACGCGATGCTAGCTGATTTCACGGCATCTTTTCCAAGATTAAAAGTGCCTTTAATTGATGAACGGGATCAGTACTTGGCCCAGAAAATAAAAGAAGCACCAGGACAAAAGATTGTTGCGGTTTTAGGTGCTGCACATATTCCAGGTATTAAGGTAGAAATTAACAAAGAACAAGATTTAGCTGCATTAAATCAAATGCCGCCGAAATCAAACGTAACAAGTGTTATTGCATGGTTAATTCCACTACTAATCATTAGTATTATTGGCTATACGTTTTATGCGAATCCTAGTGCAGGCCTGCAGCAAACATTGAGCTGGATATTATGGAATGGCTCATTTTCAGCTCTTGGAACAGCGATTGCTTTAGGACACCCACTTGCAGTTGTTACGGCATTTGTGGTGGCGCCGTTAAGTTCGCTAAGTCCACTTATGGCAGCGGGCTGGTTTGCAGGGATCGTGCAGGCATATTTTCGTCGGCCAAGAGTAGAAGATTTTGAAAACCTCTCAGAGGCTGTATACACTGTTAAAGGTTTTTGGGGCAACAAAGTAACACGGATCCTACTTGTTGTGACGTTAGCAAATATCGGAAGTACATTAGGAACTGTCATTGGTGGAGCAGATGTTATTCGTTTATTTATCGAGAATTTATAGTTAGGCCTCGTAAAGAAAATAGACCATTGATCGATCAATTATTTTCTTTGGAAATACCTTAACTTTATTAATTTATGTAGCCGTTTGTCCCACTTAGGAGACAGGCGGCTTTTTTAAGACAAGAAATTATAACCGTTTCAACTTAGAAAGTTGTCTAGCTTCAAGCGCATCCTTGAGTTACTTCATAAATTGGTTTTGCGACGAGTAAGCGCAGGAGCAGCGCTTGCTTTTTTTTCAGTAGTAAGCAGGAATTTCTTCAGCTAAAAGCGAATATATAATGAATGGTTATTCATTCATATTATTGGAGGGGATATTTTGCTTTTTTTAAATCCGAGCAAGTTTGAAAGACGGTTAACAGACGAGAAAACAAATGAAATTTTCGAGAAGACAATTGCGTTTTTTGAAAAAAAAGGCCTTGAAAAAATTAAAGAAGATGATCGAGAGTCAAAATGGTACGCTGATTTTATTGAATTTTTGCAGGAAGAAGAAATCTTTGCCAACTTACTCATTCCGACAGGCTACGGTGATGAAAATTCTAGATTTGACCTATCACGTATTTGTGATTTTAGTGAACTAACAGCTTTTTACTCATTAGCCTATCAATATTGTTATCAAGTAAGTATTCTTGGACTTAGTCCAATTTGGATGGGAAATAATGAAGAGATTAAAAAGAAAACTGGTCAGCTCTTGAAGCAAGGAGGCATTTTTGCCTTTGGGATGTCCGAGAAACAGCACGGAGCGGACCTTTATTCTAACCGGATGAAGCTGCACTCAAAAGAAGATGGCACTTATCATGGAACTGGTTCAAAGTATTATATTGGGAATGCAAACGAAGCTGCACTCGTTTCTGTTTTTGGGCGCATCGCTGAAACGGATGAATTTGTTTTCTTTGTTGTTGATCCAAAGCATGATAATTATCATTTAGAAAAGAAAATTCATACATCGGGTGTCAGGCCGGCATATGTTGGTGAGTTTTCGATTGAGAATTATCCGATTAAGGATGCCGATATTTTATCTGAGGGACGTGCAGCGTGGGATTCATCATTGTCGACGGTAAATATCGGGAAATTTCAATTAGGTTTCGCTTCAGCAGGAATTTGTCAGCATGCTTTTTACGAAGCGCTAGATCATGCTAGTGAGCGTATTTTGTATGGTAATAAAGTAACTGATTTCAGTCATGTGAAGGATTTATTTACGGAGTCTTACGCGCGAATTATAGCGATGAAGCTCTATGCACGGCGGGCTGTTGATTATTTCCGTTCTTCATCTGAAGAGGATCGCCGTTATTTATTATTTAATCCAATTCAAAAAATGAAAGTAACGAAACAAGGAATGGAAGTTATTGATATGCTTCTTGATGTTGTTGCCGCTAAAGGCTTTGAGCAAGATACGTATATGGAATTGGCGATTCGTGATATTGGCATGATTCCGCGGCTTGAAGGCACGTCCCACGTTAATATGGCCTTAGTTATTAAATTTATGAAAAATTATTTTTTTGATAACAAAGTATATCCAGATATCCCAACACGTCGAGATGCTAAGGACGATTCAAACCTTTTCAGACAAACAACTGGTAAGTTAGCAATGGTTAAATTTCCCGATTACCGGTGTTGTTATAGCGGTGTAAAACATGCTAATGCATTGCTTTTCCAAGAACAAGTAGAGCTATACCGAGAAATGCTTATAAAAGCACCACCAACTGAGCTGCAGCAGAAAGATATAAACTTTATGCTTCACCTAGGAGAACTTTTTACGGTTGCTGTTTATGCCCAACTGGTTTTAGAAAACGCAAAATTGTATCAAGTAAACGACGACTTAGTCGATTCGATGTTTAAGTTTATGGTTCGTGACTTTGCTCAGTTTGCTTTGGCGCACTTGTCTAAATTTGAAAATACACCAGAACAGGTAGTGTATTTGGAAAAGATGTTAAAACGGCCGAAGCTTAACTCAATTTTAGAAGAAAGAATCTGGCAACACCAAATACTACCGCTGAAAAATAGCTATCGTGTCTGATGGGGCTGCGCAACAAATTTGCTAGTGAATTTAAAGAATAATCAATGAATCCGATTTACCCGGGTTCATTTTTTTGTTTGAAAAAAATGCCGAAATATGTCGAAAAATATGATAAAATAGAAAATATTTAAATATATATTAGGTGGTCACAAAATATGCTTACTTATAGACGAGCGACCGTGAAAGGTTTCAGGACGTCAGTCATCCTTTTCCTATTATTCATCTGGCTGATGGTAGTACCATTGATAATGTCTTCTTATTATCAATTGGTCGATTATTACGTACAAAATGCATTAACCACGTTAGATACAGGAAAACTAATATTAGCAGTATTAATACTAGTTTTAATATACACAGTCTCAGAAATGATGATTTTTTTAGCTGCAGTTACCCTAGGGCGGAAATTTTTTATTCTTTATGGGAAAGGAAAAGCTCTAGGTATTGTTCTAGTAACAATTATCTGTTCCTATTTGATTTTAACAATAAGATTCGACTATACGTTTGCATTAGCAACCCCTCTGGTGATTACTGTTATATATCTGGTTTCAGTCTATAAAATGAATCTATTTGAGGTCAAATTACGTTACCAGGCGATTATCTTGTTTCAATTAATACTTGCAATACATTGGTTAGAAGTGAACCCATTTCTTCAGCAATATGGCTTTGGGAAAAGTGAAACTGTCTACTCAATCATAGATGCAGCCTATAAGCTTCAAAGCGCTGATACTTTACAATTACTTAGTATCTTCATCACAACCTTATTTACGATTACGTTCTTTTTGTCGCTGATTTTAATTCATATTAATATTTTACGGAACAAAGAGTTAGCTTTAAGTAAAATACGTGAAGAAGAGCTCCAAAAAATGAAAATTAGCGCTATGGAATCAAGGTTTAATTATGAAATGCATAGTTTAGTTCACGACTTAAAAACACCGTTAACAACGATTAGCGGCTTAATATCATTACTTGAATTACAACTTCAAAAACATAAAATTGAGTTTAAGGCAAGCGAATATATAGATCGTATCGATGGTTCGATTAAACAATTAAATGAGATGATCTCTGAAATGTTATATGAAAGCGCCAGGTGGGAGATTTCACTTCAAGAGTTGGTTAATTATACGAGGGCTAATTTTATTGATCAGCTTAGCCAATCAGTAAATTTTACTAATCATAATCCAGATGCTTATGTATATGTAAATCGAATTGGTCTAGTCCGGGCGTTAATTAATCTAATTGAAAATGCAGTCGATGCAACTAAAAATCAGGATGATGGGGAAATTGATTTTGATATTCGCGTTACAAAGGCATATGCTAAAGGCAAGAAACAAGAAGGTGTACTAATAACGATCACGGATAACGGTGAAGGAATAAGTGAGATCGATAAGATCAAAATATGGGATGTTCGTTTTAGTACGAAAGGGTCAAGTGGGCTAGGGTTGCCATTTGTTAAAAAAGTTATCAATGATCATAACGGTTGGATTAAAATTGATAGTAATGATAGTAAGAAACATCAAACAACAAAATTTACTCTTTTCTTACCAAAGGGGAGTACCAAAAATGAACGCTAAGAAAATTTTAATTATTGATGACAATGAGGATATTCGTTACACATTACAAGAAATATGTACTTTTGCAGATTTTAGACCGATTGTTGCTAGTGATGGGAAAGAAGCAATTCAAAAATTTTTAGAACACAACCCTGACCTTATTTTGGTTGACTTCCATATGCCTGTCATGGACGGTTTAGTCACGGTACGAACGATTAGAGAAATGGATCAAAAAACACCAATCATCGTTTTAACAGTTGATGAACGTCAACAAATCGCTGATAAATTTTTAGATGCTGGAGCGAGTGATTTTGCTTTAAAGCCAATTAAGGCCCCAGACATTATTTCTCGAATAAATGTTCATTTGAAATTACTAGAACTAGAAATCGATCGAAATAATGCTGATAACGAGACCGAAGAGACTGGACGAACGGAGAGGTTGAAGGCCGGAGAGTCTATTGAAACACTATCAGAAATTTTAGATAAAGTTATTGCAAAAGGGATTTCTAAACAAACACTATTTGTCATTGCTGAATATGTATCAATTCAAAAAAAGCCTCAAACAATTGAACAAGTTAGTTTAAAAACTGGAATTTCTTATCCTACTGTACATCGTTATTTAAATCATTTAGTAGAAGAAAAAATGGTTAATACCCAAATAGATTATGGGGAAATCGGACGACCTAAAAATAATTATTCATGGAACAAGCCGTCGATAAATAACATGGACTAAAATAAGCAAAGCTACCCAAACCCCAAGTTTGGATGCTTTGCTTATTTTTTTTAAAAGAATGAAATTCATTTAAAAAGATAAGAATTAAAAAATTTTCGCTTCTGTTTAGGCAGAGGGGTTTTTAACTTTTTATTACAAATAGTGTGATAAATAAGATAAATAAGATAAAAACACCAGTAATTTGGCGGATGACGTTATTATTAGAATAATCTATTAATTTAGAAAATAGAAAAAGGGGGAATAAAAATTGAAAATAGTAAAATGGTTTGTGTTATTTATTTCGATAGCGCTAATATTAGGCGCTTGTTCAAGTAATTCAGACTCAAACTCAGACCCAGATTCATCAGGTGAGGTAACAGAGCATGGCGAATCGGTTCCAGAAGTAAGGATTTTTAGTTCATTACCTGAAGCAAACCAAGTAAACTATGAAGCTGCTAAAATGATTGAAACAGAATGGGAAGCACTAGGTGTTAGTGTCGATAACCGCCCAACTGAGTTCAATACTTTAGTTTCAATTATCTATGGCGATGATCATGACTATGACGCTTATACAATTGGGTGGGGAGGTCGTGTCGATAGAATTGACCCAGATATGTTCATTCATTCTATTTTCCACTCTTCCAATGCAGGTCCAGGGGGAAATAATACAACTGGATTTATGAATGATGAGTATGACGTATTAGCAGATGCCCAGCGAGAAGAAATGGATCCAGCGGCACGTCAATCGCTTGTTCATCAAGCGCAAGAAATATTAGCAGTAGAGGCACCGCTGCTTACATTATATTCACGATTACTTGTTCATGCTTATAATAATGAACGTTTTACGAATATGACGATTATGGCTGGAGAAGGTATGTATAATGAGTGGACTCCTGTCCGTGCAGAACCTTTAACAGATGATAAAATGTTGAGAATCGGAAGTCAATTTGATTTAGATACTGTAAATCCAGTCGGTGCAAACAGCACATATGAGTGGAGAAATATGCGCTTGATTTATGATAAGCTAGTACGCTTAAACCCAGAAATAGAAGTAGAACCAGCAGCGGCTGAAAGCTGGGATGTTGTTGATGACAATACAGTTGACGTTAAAATTCGTCCAGGAATGCTTTTCCATGACGGTGTACCAGTAACCGCGGAAGATGTGAAATTTACTTATGATTATTTTATTGATTGGGAAATTGCCTATTTCATGTCTTTCCTAGAAGTAATCGAATCGGTTGAATTAATGGACGAGGACACTGTTCGCTTTAATTTAAAACGACCATATGCACCTCTAATTAATGTAACATTTGCGCAAATTCCAATTATCCCTAAACATATTTGGGAAAATATTGTTGAAGAAGAAGGGTTAGCTCATCCGGATGAGTATTTAAACGAGGAAGCAATCGGAAGCGGCCCATTCAAGCTTGAACAATGGAGACGCGGTGAAGAATTACGTACTTCCACTAATCGTGATTTTTATGAAGATATTAAAATTGATGGTTTTATCTATCGTATCTATGCTCAACCAGAAGCGGTAATGACAGCTCTTGAAACTGGTGATATTGATATGAATGCGGAACAATTTATTCCGGCACATATTCAGCGTGCAGAAGAAGTTAGTCATTTAAATGTATTGGAAGCTGGAGATATCGGTTATCAATATTTGAGTTTTAACATGCGGAAACCTCCATTTGATGATTTTGCTTTCCGTCAAGCAATTGCTCATACAATTGATTATGATTTAATACTTGATGCTCATCTACAAGGATATGGGCTTGCTGGTGGGGCTGGATTAGTAATTAGTCCACAAAACGAATTTTGGTTTAATGCTAATGTAGACAGACCACAATTTGACCCTGAAAAAGCGCGTCAAATTCTTAGTGAAGCTGGATATACGTGGGATGATGAAGGTAAACTGCGTTTTCCATTACAATAATAGCTTTTATTTAGTTGAAAAAATATAGAAATGGGGGCCGGCCTAGGTCGGCCCTTTCTATTTATACTTGTTGACAGGTAAATGAATTTCATAATGTAGATTTTGCGCCACTTGGACACTACATCTAGTTGAACTAAAACATTTTCAACTAGATGTAGGATGATGTGGCTAATATATTGGTATTATGAAATTCACTCAGGTAAATGAAGTACTAACTATTTTATATAGAATGCACTTCAGAGAGAGGACGGTGAGTAGGTTGATTTCTTTCATTTTTAGAAGAACAATACAAATGCTCTTTACACTGGTTATTATTGCGACAATTATCTTCTTAATGTTTCGTTTAATGCCTGGTGATATGTCAGCTTCTATGGTTGATCCTTCAATTTCGGCAGAAGCGCGTCAACAAATTGTTGAACGCTATGGACTAGATCAAAGTTTATGGATTCAATATACGACCTTTATGAAAGGGATTGTTCAATTTGATTTTGGGAACTCATTTTATTATAAACAACCCGCGATAGATATTTTGTTGGATAAGTTACCTGCAACGCTAGTATTAATGTTTACGGCGATGATCTTCGCTTATGGGATTGGGATTTTTGGTGGTGCCTGGATGGCTTGGAATCGTGGTTCCAAACGTGAAACAACAGGAGTAGCGGTAGCGCTAATATTTCGCTCTGCTCCAACGTTTTGGGTAGGTATCATGGCCATTTACTTATTCTCGGTTGTATTAGGTTGGTTCCCAAGTTCGGGAATGCGCTCGGCTGGTTATATAGCAGATACAAATTTTCAAGTGTTTTTCTCATTAGATTTTTTAAAGCATTTAATTTTACCGACAATTGTGGCAGGGGTATTTTTCTTAGCAACGCCACTACTGATCATGCGTAATACGATGTTGGAAGTAATGGGAGAAGATTTTATTGAATTTGCTAGAGCGAAAGGATTACCAGAGCGAGTCATCTTATATCGACATGCCGCGCGTAATGCTTTATTACCTGTTGTTACGGCAGGAGCGTTATTTATCGGCTCGGCTATCGGTGGACAAGTCTTAATTGAATACGTATTTAGTTGGCCAGGATTAGGTCGCGAAATGGTCTTAGCTGCACAGCGTCATGACTATCCAGTAGCGCAAGCATCTTTTATAATTTTAGCAGCATTAATTATGTTTATGAATCTAGTTGCGGATCTATTTTATTCATACCTAGATCCAAGAATAACTTATAATTAAGGAGGGTACCTAAAATGAGTCAAATAGTAAACGAGCAGGAAAAAAAACCTACTCTAACTAAACGTCGACCAAAGATAAATAGCAAAGGGGCCCTCAGGTTATTTCTTGAAAATGTGCTTAGAGATAAGCTTGCTTTAACTGGTCTTATTATTTTGCTGACTTTTATTTTTATCGGTGTTTTTAGCGAACAAATTGCACCATATGATCCAGATGAAATGATTCGTGACGAACAAGGCGATCTGAAACGTTTGCAAAAACCATCTACGGAACATTTTTTTGGTACGACAAACGTTGGGCGTGATGTCTTTAGCCAAGTAGTAAAAGGTACACGAACAGCTCTTATCGTCGGGGGCCTAGCAGCATTTTTTGTAACATTTGTAGGAACAACGGTAGGAATAATCTCTGGTTATTTCGGTGGAAAGATCGATAATGTCCTGATGCGAATCGTTGATATATTTTATGCAATACCATTTATTCCTTTTGTAATCGTCCTTGTTGCACTGCTCGATCCAAGTTTGTGGAATGTTATTTTAGCAGTTTCGCTATTAACTTGGCGAACCGTTGCCAGGATTGTCCGTTCACAAGTATTATCTGTTGCAAAACGTCCGTTTATTAAAGCGGCTAAGGTTGCAGGCGCTAGTCATACTAGAATCATGTTAAAGTACATTTTACCAAATGTAGTTCCACTCGCACTTTTAGAAATGGCTTTCATGGTAAACTGGGCTATTACAGCTGAAGCAAGTGTCGCCTTCTTAGGATTTGGAGACCCTGATGCTACAAGCTGGGGACAAATTATTCATTATAACTTCCTTAGCGGGCATTCACGTGACGCTTGGTGGTGGGCGGTACCGCCTGGGTTAGCGATCGTATTGCTTCTCGTCTCAATTTTCTTTGTAGCACGAGCATTAGAGGAAGTTGTCAATCCAAGATTAAGGAGGAGATAACAGATGAATGTATTAGAAGTGAAAAATTTAGATATAGATTATCTAACATCAGAAGGTCCGTTAAGGGCTGTAAGTGATATCTCCTTTACACTAGAAGAGGGAGAACGATTAGGTCTTGTTGGTGAAAGTGGTTGTGGAAAAACAACGTTAGCAAAATGCATCATGAAATTATTACCTAGTAACGGTGTGATCTCAAGAGGTGAAATGATCTTTAAAGGTGAAGATTTAGTTAAAAAGACACCTGAGCAAATGCGTAAATTACGTTGGAAAGAAATTTCGATGATAGCTCAAAGTGCGATGAATGCTCTTAATCCTGTTTATCGTGTCGGCGATCAAATCGTTGAAGCCATTCAAGCTCATGTTTCGATGAGTAATGAAGATGCGATGAATCGTTCGGGGGAGCTATTTGAACTTGTCGGCCTAGATCGTAAAAGATTAAGAGATTACCCGCATCAAATGAGTGGCGGCATGAAGCAACGAGCGATTATCGCTATGGCGCTGTCCTTAAACCCATCGCTAATCATTGCTGATGAACCGACAACAGCATTAGACGTTGTTGTTCAAGACCGTATTTTAAATCAAATTATTCAAATTCAGCAAGACATTAATAGTTCAATGATCTTTATTACTCATGATATTTCGGTTGTTTCAGAAACCTGCAATACAATCATTGTCATGTATGGGGGGAAAATGGTCGAAAAAGCGAGCACACGTAATTTTTTCAGAAATCCACATCACCCTTATACGTTAGGATTGCAAAATGCGTTCCCTAGTATTCTCGATATTGGTGAGGAATTGGTATCTATACCTGGTTCTCCACCAAATTTGCTTAATGCTCAAGCAGGATGTCGTTTCAGCGAGCGTTGCCCATTTGTTACTGATCAGTGCATAAATGAAGATCCGAAATTAATAGAAGTGAGTGAAGATCATTTTGTTGCTTGCCATTATCCTGAGCAAGTCGAACACTTTCGTGAAGCTTCGAAAAAAGCTGAAACTTGGGAAAATGTCGCTGAGCGCCTAATAGCACAAGGAATGGAGGGAAGGACATGAATGAAACAACTCCATTAATTGAAGTGAAAAATTTAAAAAAGCATTTCCCGGTAGGCGGTGGGCTACGTGATATTTTTAATAGCAATAAAAAATCGGTAAAAGCGATTGATGATATCTCATTTGAAATCGGCAAAGGGGAAATCCTTGGACTTGCCGGTGAAAGTGGTTCTGGTAAAACAACTGTAGGTGAGATATTGGTTCGTTTGCAAGATGTCACGGATGGCTCGATTAAGTTTGCCGGAAAAGATTTTCTTCATATTGCTCGAAAAGAAGAAAAGCAGTTTCGAAAAGATGTTCAAATGATTTTTCAAGATCCCTATGAAACATTAAATCCAAGGTTTACAGTCCTAGAAACAGTCGCTGAGCCGTTGAAGATTAATGGCATGAAGAATAAAGCTGAAATTGAAGAAAAAGTATACCAAGCATTGGAAACTGCAGAATTGAGACCAGCTGAGGAGTATATGCAGCGTTACCCTCATGAACTAAGTGGTGGTCAACGACAACGTGTATCGATTGCCCGGGGAATTGTTATTGACCCTAAGTTTCTTGTTGCTGATGAACCAGTATCGATGCTAGATGTATCAATTCGCGCTGGCGTTTTAAATTTATTGCGTCGTTTACGTAAAGATATGGGCTTAAGCATGCTTTATATATCGCATGACTTGTCGACAATTAAATATTTATGTGACCGAATTGCGGTTATGTATTTGGGGAAAATTGTTGAAATTGGTCCGGTCGATGAAGTTATTCATCATCCGCAGCACCCATATACAAAAGCATTATTGTCGGCAGTGCCGGTTCCAGATCCAGATTACGATCGTAAACGAATCGATATTGATGAGCAAGTGGCCGATCAAATTAATTTACCTCCAGGCTGTCGCTTTGAGCCAAGATGTCCATATGCGACCGAGGAATGTAAAACTTGCGATCACACATTAATCGAAAGAAGACCAGGACAAATGAGTGGTTGTATTTATAAAGAGGAAGAATTAGTGTTAAAAAGTGAACGTGTGAAAGGTGTCTGACACCACTCGTGGACAAAAGAGTAATTTGTCCACGAGTGGCGGACGTATACGAATTAAAAAAGGTAGACTCAAACAATAAATGTTTGAGTCTACCTCTTTTTTGGGGTTAATATACTTTGAAATGTACGAAGTTAATTTTCAAATTTATGAGTATCGCCTTGCTTTTGCTAAGGGAATACTCATTAGAATTTCAATGTTGCAGGTCCGTCTAAATCAGGATGGTTAATTAAGCGAATTGATTTTGGCGTACATTTAATGACAATATAGTTAGGGTCCTCAGGCCCAGTTAGGTATTTAAGGAAATTTTCATGCCAAAAGCGATTCCTTAATTCCTGATCATCGTGGATTGTTGCCTGAGCTGTCATATCAATGTACGGCTTCCCATATCCGCCGCTGCCTTCATAACCTAAGAGGATATGTACTTTATCGTTTTTATTGATGTCTTGAACTTTTTCTGTTAGTTTGCTTGAAATCGTATAAAGCGTAAATTCCTCATTACGAAAAATCATATAACGTACAAATGGTTGCTCACCTTTCATCGTCGCTAATGTTCCCACTCGATTTTCACTCAATATTCGTAAAATTTCATCGTTAATTATTTCTTGCTCCAATTTTAACACCCCTCAGTATCTAAAAATAAAGTAAATTTGTTCATTGGTATTCCATTTCTATTTTACACCAACGGCATCAAGAATGGGATTTGCTAAGTGAACTTCGAGGGATATTCATAAAATATAATGACAATAAACGGAACTTATTGTCGGACGTCTAAGAGTTAGGGAATTTATGCTGGAGTTTATGCGGTGTCAGTCATCCGAAAAGTGAATAGAATATAATAAGCTCAGATTATTGGACAGGTGGTTTTAAAGGTGGTGGATAATGATAAATTAGTTGTGGGAGCTTGGATTGATGCTATTGGAACGATCATTTCGGCCATTGCTGAAGTAAGGACATTGGCAGGATTGGATGGAAGTAATAATAAGCTTGTAGCGATTGGCGAAGGTCTGCAAGCGTTCGGAACAATGTTAATTGGGACGGTCTTAGAAGAAGATCCATTGAACTTTGTAGGGAATTGGATCGATGGTGCTGGTGCAGCAGCGAGTTCGTTGGGGGCTTATTTTCAGTACACGGATATAGACAATGGCGTTGATAGTATTCGACTTGCGGTTATTGGTGATTTATTTCAATCACTAGGGGCGGCGATAAGTGCTAAAGCTGATTATTTATCAAAAGATATTGATAACATATTCGCTATCGGCAATGGGCTTCAGTCACTAGGAGCAGGTCTAGAAGCGATTGGTGGCGTTTATGAGTTAAAGGAGCGAGCGGATGAAGGTCAACCACTCACAACGATAGGTGCTATTTTACAAGCAGCTGGCTCGAATTTAAATGCACTTGCTTTAACGAACGATGTTAGGGAAAAGTAGTAGAGGCAAGTTATCTCAATTTACCTCTCTCAAAATTTAATGACTAAAAAATTAATTCACACCTTGTTGAACAATCTCAACCTGAGAAGTAAGGGTCAAAGGTTTATCAATACGATCATCAATACTGATGTTTGTAACAACACGTTGTGTTCCACTGTTTAGTTCATTTTGATGAATGTCTTTAGCTATCTCCATAAGTTGGTCGATATTGCCTTCAATAACAGTGGCTGTTGGAGTAACTTGATAATTAAGTCCCTTACCTTTGATTAATTCGACAGCTTTAGATACATTACTACTAAAACTAGCTGTATTAGAACCGACAGGAATAACGCTTATTTCAAGTAATGACATTTGGCACACTCCCCTAATTTTTAGATGGTCATAAGAAAAGCTAGGTGCTGAAGCTAGATCAGAAAAGCGCAAGAGCCTTGATAGCTTATGGCCTATAAAT harbors:
- a CDS encoding ABC transporter substrate-binding protein, producing MKIVKWFVLFISIALILGACSSNSDSNSDPDSSGEVTEHGESVPEVRIFSSLPEANQVNYEAAKMIETEWEALGVSVDNRPTEFNTLVSIIYGDDHDYDAYTIGWGGRVDRIDPDMFIHSIFHSSNAGPGGNNTTGFMNDEYDVLADAQREEMDPAARQSLVHQAQEILAVEAPLLTLYSRLLVHAYNNERFTNMTIMAGEGMYNEWTPVRAEPLTDDKMLRIGSQFDLDTVNPVGANSTYEWRNMRLIYDKLVRLNPEIEVEPAAAESWDVVDDNTVDVKIRPGMLFHDGVPVTAEDVKFTYDYFIDWEIAYFMSFLEVIESVELMDEDTVRFNLKRPYAPLINVTFAQIPIIPKHIWENIVEEEGLAHPDEYLNEEAIGSGPFKLEQWRRGEELRTSTNRDFYEDIKIDGFIYRIYAQPEAVMTALETGDIDMNAEQFIPAHIQRAEEVSHLNVLEAGDIGYQYLSFNMRKPPFDDFAFRQAIAHTIDYDLILDAHLQGYGLAGGAGLVISPQNEFWFNANVDRPQFDPEKARQILSEAGYTWDDEGKLRFPLQ
- a CDS encoding ABC transporter permease; this translates as MSRLISFIFRRTIQMLFTLVIIATIIFLMFRLMPGDMSASMVDPSISAEARQQIVERYGLDQSLWIQYTTFMKGIVQFDFGNSFYYKQPAIDILLDKLPATLVLMFTAMIFAYGIGIFGGAWMAWNRGSKRETTGVAVALIFRSAPTFWVGIMAIYLFSVVLGWFPSSGMRSAGYIADTNFQVFFSLDFLKHLILPTIVAGVFFLATPLLIMRNTMLEVMGEDFIEFARAKGLPERVILYRHAARNALLPVVTAGALFIGSAIGGQVLIEYVFSWPGLGREMVLAAQRHDYPVAQASFIILAALIMFMNLVADLFYSYLDPRITYN
- a CDS encoding ABC transporter permease, with the protein product MSQIVNEQEKKPTLTKRRPKINSKGALRLFLENVLRDKLALTGLIILLTFIFIGVFSEQIAPYDPDEMIRDEQGDLKRLQKPSTEHFFGTTNVGRDVFSQVVKGTRTALIVGGLAAFFVTFVGTTVGIISGYFGGKIDNVLMRIVDIFYAIPFIPFVIVLVALLDPSLWNVILAVSLLTWRTVARIVRSQVLSVAKRPFIKAAKVAGASHTRIMLKYILPNVVPLALLEMAFMVNWAITAEASVAFLGFGDPDATSWGQIIHYNFLSGHSRDAWWWAVPPGLAIVLLLVSIFFVARALEEVVNPRLRRR
- a CDS encoding ABC transporter ATP-binding protein; translation: MNVLEVKNLDIDYLTSEGPLRAVSDISFTLEEGERLGLVGESGCGKTTLAKCIMKLLPSNGVISRGEMIFKGEDLVKKTPEQMRKLRWKEISMIAQSAMNALNPVYRVGDQIVEAIQAHVSMSNEDAMNRSGELFELVGLDRKRLRDYPHQMSGGMKQRAIIAMALSLNPSLIIADEPTTALDVVVQDRILNQIIQIQQDINSSMIFITHDISVVSETCNTIIVMYGGKMVEKASTRNFFRNPHHPYTLGLQNAFPSILDIGEELVSIPGSPPNLLNAQAGCRFSERCPFVTDQCINEDPKLIEVSEDHFVACHYPEQVEHFREASKKAETWENVAERLIAQGMEGRT
- a CDS encoding ABC transporter ATP-binding protein, with translation MNETTPLIEVKNLKKHFPVGGGLRDIFNSNKKSVKAIDDISFEIGKGEILGLAGESGSGKTTVGEILVRLQDVTDGSIKFAGKDFLHIARKEEKQFRKDVQMIFQDPYETLNPRFTVLETVAEPLKINGMKNKAEIEEKVYQALETAELRPAEEYMQRYPHELSGGQRQRVSIARGIVIDPKFLVADEPVSMLDVSIRAGVLNLLRRLRKDMGLSMLYISHDLSTIKYLCDRIAVMYLGKIVEIGPVDEVIHHPQHPYTKALLSAVPVPDPDYDRKRIDIDEQVADQINLPPGCRFEPRCPYATEECKTCDHTLIERRPGQMSGCIYKEEELVLKSERVKGV